A single region of the Streptomyces caelestis genome encodes:
- a CDS encoding carbohydrate ABC transporter permease, translating into MTAAVTRRSRRPKGLTAHIVLVLAVLVSVFPFVWTIVMATNTTQDIYKSPPKLTFGSQLLENVRHVLDTIDFFGSMLNTLVVATVTTVLVLFVDSLAAFAFAKFDFPGRKVLFAMLVGFMMLPLQLAVLPQFILMSDLGWVGTLKALIPPALANAFGIFWLRQYIENGVPDELLDAARIDGAGFFRQYWNIVLPMIKPALSFLAIYAFVGAWNDYIWPLVVLTDPGHLTLQVALAQLHVGHTTDYSMVMAGVLMASVPLVVVFTIFARGFIAGATEGAVQGS; encoded by the coding sequence ATGACCGCAGCGGTCACGAGGCGGTCCCGGCGCCCCAAGGGCCTGACCGCGCACATCGTCCTCGTCCTGGCCGTCCTGGTCTCGGTCTTCCCGTTCGTGTGGACGATCGTCATGGCGACGAACACCACCCAGGACATCTACAAGAGCCCGCCGAAGCTGACCTTCGGTTCCCAGCTGCTGGAGAACGTCCGGCACGTGCTCGACACCATCGACTTCTTCGGGTCGATGCTGAACACGCTCGTCGTCGCGACCGTCACCACCGTCCTGGTCCTGTTCGTCGACTCCCTGGCGGCCTTCGCCTTCGCCAAGTTCGACTTCCCCGGACGCAAGGTGCTGTTCGCCATGCTGGTGGGGTTCATGATGCTGCCGCTCCAGCTGGCCGTCCTCCCGCAGTTCATCCTCATGTCCGACCTCGGCTGGGTCGGCACGCTCAAGGCGCTGATCCCGCCCGCCCTCGCCAACGCCTTCGGCATCTTCTGGCTGCGCCAGTACATCGAGAACGGCGTGCCGGACGAACTCCTCGACGCCGCGCGCATCGACGGCGCGGGTTTCTTCCGCCAGTACTGGAACATCGTGCTGCCGATGATCAAACCCGCGCTGTCGTTCCTCGCCATCTACGCCTTCGTCGGTGCCTGGAACGACTACATCTGGCCGCTCGTCGTGCTCACCGACCCCGGCCACCTCACCCTCCAGGTGGCGCTCGCCCAGCTCCATGTCGGCCACACCACCGACTACAGCATGGTCATGGCCGGCGTGCTCATGGCGTCCGTCCCGCTGGTCGTGGTCTTCACGATCTTCGCCCGGGGGTTCATCGCGGGGGCCACGGAGGGGGCTGTGCAGGGCAGCTGA
- a CDS encoding carbohydrate ABC transporter permease, whose protein sequence is MLSHWRQYLAISPFFVVFGVFSFFPVFYSLYLAFQRWDGMGTMEFVGLQQFRFLWTDPVFWMSIRNTLVIWVLSTVPTLFGALVLATLLHSVRRFKGFYRIALYLPNVTSIVAVSIFFGAVFSNNFGLVNAILGTVGISPVPWLSNPWLIKLVIALLMTWMWTGYNMIIYLAGLQAIPTQIYEAAKLDGAGPVRTFFQITMPIMRPIILFTVIISTINGLQSFSEPQVLFGSNAANPNLGGPGQAGLTTLLYFYQSAFVNNDYGYGAAMVWAFFVLIMVLVVVNWRLVQRGRKS, encoded by the coding sequence GTGCTGTCCCACTGGCGGCAGTACCTGGCGATCTCGCCCTTCTTCGTGGTCTTCGGCGTCTTCTCGTTCTTCCCGGTCTTCTACTCGCTGTACCTCGCCTTCCAGCGCTGGGACGGCATGGGCACCATGGAGTTCGTGGGTCTGCAGCAGTTCCGGTTCCTGTGGACGGACCCGGTCTTCTGGATGTCGATCCGCAACACCCTGGTGATCTGGGTGCTGTCCACCGTCCCCACGCTGTTCGGGGCCCTGGTGCTGGCGACGCTGCTGCATTCGGTGCGCCGCTTCAAGGGCTTCTACCGCATCGCCCTCTACCTGCCGAACGTCACCTCGATCGTCGCCGTGTCGATCTTCTTCGGCGCGGTGTTCAGCAACAACTTCGGCCTGGTCAACGCGATCCTGGGCACGGTCGGCATCTCACCCGTCCCGTGGCTGAGCAACCCGTGGCTGATCAAACTGGTCATCGCGCTGCTGATGACCTGGATGTGGACCGGCTACAACATGATCATCTACCTGGCGGGTCTGCAGGCCATCCCCACGCAGATCTACGAGGCCGCCAAGCTGGACGGCGCCGGACCCGTCCGTACGTTCTTCCAGATCACCATGCCGATCATGCGGCCCATCATCCTGTTCACCGTCATCATCTCGACCATCAACGGCCTGCAGAGCTTCAGCGAACCCCAGGTCCTGTTCGGCAGCAACGCCGCCAACCCGAACCTCGGCGGCCCCGGCCAGGCGGGCCTGACCACGCTGCTGTACTTCTACCAGTCGGCCTTCGTCAACAACGACTACGGGTACGGCGCGGCCATGGTATGGGCCTTCTTCGTACTGATCATGGTGCTGGTCGTCGTCAACTGGCGTCTCGTCCAGCGCGGGAGGAAGTCATGA
- a CDS encoding ABC transporter substrate-binding protein, producing MDLSRRGFLQAAALTAAASGLTVACGNGSGSAGSKNGKNLTLWYWGGALSDKVVAEAKTHFSGQVKLTAASIGGDFKQKLTTTLAAGSSVPDITGIKGEDMASFLPNASRFLDLNDLGFKEISSKYLDWKTKLARSEDGKQIGFPIDIGPTALFYRADLFDEAGLPTDPDKVAAQAGTWEDYFALGTELRKKVPGTYLVNNISSVFTIAVGQGTERFIDRNNRFIGDQDHIRTAWNTAIRPYTLGLDAKINDNTWNAAIGKSLTTELGAAWHALDIEQAAPDTKGKWRVCATPGGPANQGGSYLALPKQCRNPEEAFKIISWILSPENDARGFADAAIFPAAPAAYSMPAMTGGDPFFGGQKVIEVFGPAAKAIPASYEAPADAAVMAPYFTELTSIEAKGKKPEDAWKDAVAQARQIARRQGVK from the coding sequence CGCCGCGCTCACCGCGGCCGCCTCCGGCCTGACCGTCGCATGCGGCAACGGCTCGGGATCGGCCGGCAGCAAGAACGGCAAGAACCTCACCTTGTGGTACTGGGGAGGCGCGCTCAGCGACAAGGTGGTCGCCGAGGCCAAGACGCACTTCAGCGGCCAGGTCAAGCTGACCGCCGCCTCCATCGGCGGCGACTTCAAGCAGAAGCTCACCACCACCCTCGCGGCGGGCAGCTCCGTGCCCGACATCACCGGCATCAAGGGCGAGGACATGGCGTCCTTCCTGCCCAACGCGAGCCGCTTCCTCGACCTGAACGACCTGGGCTTCAAGGAGATCTCGTCCAAGTACCTGGACTGGAAGACCAAGCTCGCCCGGAGCGAGGACGGCAAGCAGATCGGCTTCCCGATCGACATCGGCCCCACCGCGCTCTTCTACCGCGCGGACCTGTTCGACGAGGCCGGGCTGCCCACCGACCCCGACAAGGTCGCCGCCCAGGCCGGGACCTGGGAGGACTACTTCGCGCTCGGCACCGAGCTGAGGAAGAAGGTGCCCGGTACCTACCTGGTCAACAACATCAGCTCGGTGTTCACCATCGCGGTCGGGCAGGGCACCGAGCGGTTCATCGACAGGAACAACCGCTTCATCGGCGACCAGGACCACATCCGCACTGCCTGGAACACGGCGATCCGCCCCTACACCCTCGGCCTCGACGCCAAGATCAACGACAACACCTGGAACGCCGCCATCGGCAAGAGCCTGACCACCGAACTCGGCGCGGCCTGGCACGCGCTGGACATCGAGCAGGCGGCCCCGGACACCAAGGGCAAGTGGCGGGTCTGCGCGACGCCCGGCGGACCGGCCAACCAGGGCGGCTCCTACCTGGCCCTGCCCAAGCAGTGCCGGAACCCCGAAGAGGCCTTCAAGATCATCAGCTGGATCCTCAGCCCGGAGAACGACGCCCGCGGCTTCGCCGACGCCGCCATCTTCCCCGCCGCGCCGGCGGCGTACTCCATGCCGGCCATGACGGGCGGCGACCCCTTCTTCGGCGGGCAGAAGGTCATCGAGGTCTTCGGCCCGGCCGCCAAGGCCATCCCGGCCAGCTACGAGGCGCCCGCCGACGCCGCCGTCATGGCTCCTTACTTCACCGAGCTGACCAGCATCGAGGCCAAGGGCAAGAAGCCCGAGGACGCCTGGAAGGACGCGGTCGCCCAGGCCAGGCAGATCGCCCGGCGACAGGGGGTGAAGTGA